A genomic window from Chloroflexota bacterium includes:
- a CDS encoding aspartate-semialdehyde dehydrogenase yields MKKVGILGATGAVGLEGIEALIGHPWFEIGPLYASERSAGKTLREACRLDTSHLPQEIARRQVREITPGGDMEAVFSALPSAEARKIEPEFARQVPVMSTTSAFRYEKDVPILITEVNPEHIELLRVQQKERGWRGFIAPEPNCTTVGLVMSLKPILDNFGVGRVLMCSYQAVSGAGNSALELWAKQKEPGLPRPVSAEMIAEPPLLFEGNVIGFIADEEPKVRRETLKILGRYQGGAIVPAEFPIDCFCVRVPNYIGHLEAVFVETVKGCSVEDVKGAYEAFNGLCRERFGHLPSSPQKTITLMERPPQPRYDAGLDGGMTALVGRIEKCDLGPNWVKYLVLSNNLKKGAARGSVQVMEYLLSKGLI; encoded by the coding sequence ATGAAAAAGGTTGGCATCCTGGGGGCGACGGGGGCGGTGGGGCTGGAGGGCATTGAGGCCCTCATCGGCCACCCCTGGTTTGAGATCGGCCCCCTCTACGCCTCGGAGAGAAGCGCCGGGAAGACCCTCCGGGAGGCCTGCCGGCTGGATACCTCCCATCTCCCCCAGGAGATAGCCCGGAGGCAGGTCAGGGAGATAACACCCGGCGGGGATATGGAGGCGGTCTTCTCCGCCCTGCCCTCGGCCGAGGCCAGGAAGATAGAGCCGGAGTTCGCCCGGCAGGTGCCGGTGATGAGCACCACCTCCGCCTTCCGCTACGAGAAAGACGTCCCCATCCTGATAACCGAGGTCAACCCGGAACACATAGAGCTTTTGAGGGTCCAGCAGAAGGAGAGGGGGTGGCGGGGGTTTATCGCCCCCGAGCCCAACTGCACCACGGTGGGGCTGGTGATGTCCCTGAAACCCATCCTGGACAACTTCGGCGTGGGCCGGGTGCTCATGTGCTCCTACCAGGCGGTCTCCGGGGCCGGCAACTCCGCCCTCGAGCTCTGGGCAAAGCAGAAGGAGCCCGGCCTCCCCCGGCCGGTATCAGCGGAAATGATAGCGGAGCCCCCCCTCCTCTTCGAGGGCAATGTCATCGGCTTCATCGCTGATGAGGAGCCCAAGGTAAGGAGGGAAACGCTCAAGATACTTGGCCGGTACCAGGGCGGGGCCATAGTCCCGGCGGAATTCCCCATAGACTGCTTCTGTGTGCGTGTCCCCAACTACATCGGCCACCTGGAGGCCGTCTTTGTGGAAACGGTGAAGGGTTGCTCGGTGGAGGACGTGAAAGGGGCCTACGAGGCCTTCAACGGGCTCTGCCGGGAAAGGTTTGGCCACCTCCCCTCCAGCCCCCAGAAGACCATCACCCTCATGGAGAGGCCCCCCCAGCCCAGGTATGATGCCGGGCTGGACGGGGGCATGACCGCCCTGGTGGGCCGCATAGAGAAATGCGACCTTGGTCCCAACTGGGTGAAATACCTGGTCCTCTCCAACAACCTGAAGAAGGGTGCCGCCAGGGGCTCCGTTCAGGTGATGGAATACCTCCTCAGCAAGGGCCTCATCTAG
- the mutS gene encoding DNA mismatch repair protein MutS, with the protein MPREIAPIRRQYLRIKQQYPDAVLFFRLGDFYETFEEDARTASRVLEIALTSREMGKGHRLPMAGIPAHALEHYLAKLVSQGYKVAICEQLTPPGKGLVERDVVRVVTPGTLMEPALLPGRANNYLAVVAGEGETAGLAYADISTGEFATAQLPRERLLAELERLRPAEILTPKGWDTDLPGLNMSLTSREEAWFDREEGERLILSHFGAATLEPFGCSHLPQAVRACGALLRYLGETQKGALPQLARLFTYSPDGFMALDSFTRRNLEVLASLSPTGPSLLSVLDLTRTAMGHRLIKKWLSQPLLDPEAIRVRQEGVEWFFRNAIPRARAGALLKEMADGERLASRILTGLATPRELLALRDSLEAVPRLVEALGTSPFAGALKPCPEASELTGRAIATEAGMTIRPGFSPELDELRSSSQRAREYLSSLEQRERERTGIRTLKVGYNQVFGYYIEVTRPHLSRVPPDYIRKQTLTGAERFITAEVREYETLILHAQERIQELEQQLYQQVLKQLSAYAEGLLSLARALAEIDVYLALGEAAARYGYTRPEIDDGYVIDIKGGRHPVVERLLEGEFVPNDTLLSRQDCQLIILTGPNMAGKSTYLRQVGLIVLMAQLGSFVPAESARIGLVDRLFTRVGLYDEISAGRSTFMVEMVETAHILHQATPRSLILLDEIGRGTSTYDGLAIARAVAEFIHSHPALGARTIFATHYHEMVDLARYLPRARNFNVAVAEEGGKVVFLRRVIPGGADKSYGIHVAELAGLPRAITSRAREILKELEREKPKPRRQRPEQLPLLAPKSEVEEELKKLDVDGLTPLEAITRLYELKKKAGEQP; encoded by the coding sequence ATGCCCAGGGAGATCGCCCCTATCCGCCGTCAATACCTGCGCATCAAGCAGCAGTACCCTGACGCCGTCCTCTTTTTCCGCCTGGGGGACTTCTACGAGACCTTTGAGGAGGACGCCCGGACCGCCTCCCGGGTGCTGGAAATAGCGCTCACCAGCCGGGAGATGGGAAAGGGCCACCGCCTGCCCATGGCCGGCATCCCCGCCCACGCCCTGGAGCACTACCTGGCCAAGCTGGTCTCCCAGGGCTATAAGGTAGCCATCTGCGAACAGCTCACCCCCCCGGGGAAGGGGCTGGTGGAGCGGGACGTGGTGAGGGTGGTCACCCCCGGCACCCTGATGGAGCCTGCCCTCCTCCCCGGCAGGGCCAATAACTACCTGGCGGTGGTGGCGGGTGAGGGGGAGACGGCGGGCCTGGCCTACGCCGATATCTCCACCGGCGAGTTCGCCACGGCACAGCTCCCCAGGGAAAGGCTCCTGGCGGAGCTGGAACGCCTCCGCCCCGCCGAAATCCTCACCCCAAAGGGCTGGGACACGGACCTCCCGGGCCTGAACATGTCTCTCACCAGCAGAGAGGAGGCCTGGTTTGACCGGGAGGAGGGGGAGAGGCTTATCCTGTCCCATTTCGGGGCCGCCACCCTGGAGCCTTTCGGCTGCTCCCACCTCCCCCAGGCCGTCAGGGCCTGCGGGGCACTCCTGCGCTACCTGGGAGAGACCCAGAAGGGGGCCCTCCCCCAGCTTGCCCGCCTTTTTACCTACTCCCCGGACGGGTTTATGGCCCTGGACTCCTTCACCCGCAGGAACCTGGAGGTCCTGGCAAGCCTGTCCCCCACCGGGCCTTCCCTCCTTTCGGTCCTGGACCTCACCCGGACGGCCATGGGGCACAGGCTCATCAAGAAGTGGCTCTCCCAGCCCCTCCTGGACCCGGAAGCTATCCGGGTGCGGCAGGAGGGGGTGGAATGGTTTTTCAGGAACGCCATCCCCCGGGCCAGGGCGGGGGCTTTGCTCAAGGAGATGGCTGATGGGGAGCGCCTCGCCAGCCGCATCCTCACCGGCCTGGCCACCCCAAGGGAGCTCCTGGCCCTGAGGGACAGCCTGGAGGCGGTCCCCCGCCTGGTGGAGGCCCTGGGAACCTCCCCCTTTGCCGGGGCCCTCAAACCCTGCCCCGAGGCCTCGGAGCTCACCGGCCGGGCCATCGCCACCGAAGCCGGGATGACCATAAGGCCGGGCTTCTCCCCCGAGCTGGACGAGCTCCGCTCTTCTTCGCAAAGGGCGAGGGAGTATCTATCCTCACTGGAGCAAAGGGAGAGGGAGAGGACGGGGATAAGGACCCTCAAGGTGGGCTACAACCAGGTCTTCGGCTACTACATTGAGGTCACCCGCCCGCATCTGTCGCGGGTGCCCCCTGACTATATCCGCAAGCAGACCCTCACCGGGGCGGAGCGCTTCATAACCGCCGAGGTCAGGGAGTATGAGACCCTCATCCTCCACGCCCAGGAGCGCATCCAGGAGCTGGAGCAGCAGCTCTACCAGCAGGTGCTGAAACAGCTTTCGGCCTATGCCGAGGGGCTTCTCTCCCTGGCCCGGGCACTGGCCGAAATTGATGTCTACCTGGCCCTGGGGGAAGCGGCGGCCAGGTATGGCTACACCCGGCCCGAGATAGATGATGGCTATGTTATTGACATAAAGGGTGGCAGGCACCCGGTGGTGGAGAGGCTGCTGGAGGGGGAGTTCGTCCCCAATGATACTCTGCTTTCCCGCCAGGACTGCCAGCTCATCATCCTCACCGGGCCGAATATGGCGGGGAAGTCCACCTACCTGCGCCAGGTGGGCCTTATAGTTCTTATGGCGCAGCTCGGGAGCTTTGTCCCGGCGGAGAGTGCCAGAATCGGGCTGGTGGACCGCCTCTTCACCCGGGTGGGGCTCTACGATGAGATATCGGCGGGACGCTCCACTTTCATGGTGGAGATGGTGGAGACGGCCCATATCCTCCACCAGGCCACCCCCCGCTCCCTCATCCTGCTGGACGAGATAGGGAGGGGGACCAGCACCTACGATGGCCTGGCCATCGCCCGGGCGGTGGCGGAGTTCATCCACAGCCACCCCGCCCTGGGGGCAAGGACCATCTTCGCCACCCACTATCACGAGATGGTGGACCTGGCCCGGTATCTCCCGAGGGCCAGGAACTTCAATGTGGCCGTGGCCGAGGAGGGGGGGAAGGTGGTCTTTTTGCGCCGGGTCATCCCCGGCGGGGCCGATAAATCGTACGGCATCCATGTGGCCGAGCTGGCCGGCCTGCCCCGGGCCATAACCTCCCGGGCACGGGAGATATTGAAAGAGCTGGAGAGGGAGAAGCCCAAGCCCCGCCGGCAAAGGCCCGAACAGCTACCCCTCCTGGCCCCAAAGTCCGAGGTAGAGGAGGAGCTGAAGAAGCTGGACGTAGACGGCCTCACCCCCCTGGAGGCCATCACCCGCCTCTACGAGCTGAAGAAGAAAGCAGGGGAACAACCTTGA
- the mutL gene encoding DNA mismatch repair endonuclease MutL — MRIKVLSPDLVSKIAAGEVVERPASVVKELIENSLDAGATQISVEIRGGGVGVIRVTDNGSGIPGQEVELAFQRYATSKIEKDEDLEAISSLGFRGEALPSIVAVAQVEVFTQTKDEAAGTFVSFKDGAVLERASRGRPPGTTIAVRNLFRSVPARLKFLKSASTEDAHTQRLVSRYALAWPEVSFTLYIDGRPALRTTGDGGLREAVAQVHGHELASALLEVEAPGLSGLVGPPSVSRSGRDYIQFFLDRRPIRSPLLLRAVEEVYAGLLPPGRHPAAFLRLVVSPQEVDVNIHPQKAEVRFRDEGSLFRAVQEALRRAVGRGPLPEAMAESPFPQLFPSPPTNLPLLRVLGQLAQSYIIAEGPEGLYLVDQHAAHERVLFEKLKGRKARELEVQGLLEPLFLELSPRQEGVLDARGEDLGGFGFGIEPFGPRTFRITAIPALLKDKDIKAALLELLDALGEEKGPPWEERVALSLACHGAVKAGQSLNPEEMRGLLQEMERIPNPHTCPHGRPTLLHFSSSQLEKGFGRR; from the coding sequence ATGCGCATAAAGGTTCTTTCCCCTGACCTTGTCTCCAAAATCGCCGCCGGGGAGGTGGTGGAAAGGCCGGCCTCGGTGGTGAAGGAGCTTATAGAGAACTCCCTGGACGCCGGGGCCACCCAGATATCCGTGGAAATCAGGGGGGGAGGGGTGGGGGTGATACGCGTAACCGATAACGGCTCGGGCATCCCCGGACAAGAAGTCGAGCTGGCCTTCCAGAGGTATGCCACCAGCAAGATAGAGAAGGACGAGGACCTGGAGGCCATCTCGTCTCTGGGCTTCCGGGGGGAGGCCCTCCCCTCTATTGTTGCCGTGGCCCAGGTGGAGGTCTTCACCCAGACAAAGGACGAAGCGGCGGGGACCTTTGTCTCCTTCAAGGACGGGGCCGTGCTGGAGAGGGCCTCCCGGGGCCGCCCCCCCGGCACCACCATCGCGGTGAGGAACCTCTTCCGCAGCGTCCCCGCCCGGTTAAAGTTCCTGAAATCGGCCTCCACGGAAGACGCACACACGCAGCGGCTTGTCTCCCGCTATGCCCTGGCCTGGCCGGAGGTCTCCTTTACCCTGTACATAGACGGGAGGCCCGCCCTCAGGACGACAGGGGACGGTGGCCTGCGGGAGGCAGTTGCCCAGGTCCACGGGCATGAGCTGGCCTCGGCCCTGCTGGAGGTGGAGGCCCCGGGCCTGTCTGGACTGGTGGGGCCGCCTTCCGTGTCGCGCTCCGGCCGGGACTACATCCAGTTCTTCCTGGACCGCCGGCCCATAAGGAGCCCCCTTTTGCTGCGGGCGGTGGAGGAGGTCTATGCCGGGCTGCTGCCACCCGGCCGCCACCCCGCCGCCTTCCTCCGCCTTGTAGTCTCGCCCCAGGAGGTGGATGTGAACATCCACCCGCAGAAGGCCGAAGTCCGCTTCCGGGACGAAGGGTCTCTCTTCAGGGCGGTCCAGGAGGCCCTGCGCCGGGCCGTGGGCCGGGGCCCCCTGCCGGAGGCAATGGCGGAGTCCCCCTTCCCCCAGCTTTTCCCCTCGCCCCCCACCAACCTGCCCCTGCTGCGGGTCCTGGGTCAGCTGGCCCAGAGCTATATCATCGCTGAAGGGCCTGAGGGGCTATATCTCGTTGACCAGCACGCCGCCCACGAGAGGGTGCTCTTTGAGAAGCTCAAGGGGCGGAAGGCCCGGGAGCTAGAGGTCCAGGGCCTCCTGGAGCCCCTTTTCCTGGAGCTCTCCCCTCGCCAGGAAGGGGTGCTTGATGCCCGGGGGGAGGACCTGGGGGGCTTCGGCTTCGGGATAGAGCCCTTCGGCCCCCGCACCTTCCGCATCACCGCCATCCCGGCCCTCCTCAAAGATAAAGATATCAAGGCTGCCCTCCTGGAGCTCCTGGACGCCCTGGGTGAGGAGAAAGGCCCCCCCTGGGAGGAGAGGGTGGCCCTCTCCCTGGCCTGCCACGGGGCGGTGAAGGCCGGCCAGAGCCTCAACCCCGAGGAGATGAGAGGCCTCCTCCAGGAGATGGAGAGGATTCCCAACCCCCATACCTGCCCCCACGGCCGCCCCACCCTCCTCCACTTCTCCTCCTCCCAGCTGGAAAAGGGTTTTGGCCGGAGATAA
- the groES gene encoding co-chaperone GroES, whose translation MKLEPLGDRIVVKPLAREEVTKGGIIIPDTAKEKPQEGEVVAVGPGRVSDSGKRIAMEVAVGDKVVYNKYSGTEFKIDDVEYMILRESDVIAKRA comes from the coding sequence GTGAAGCTGGAGCCCTTGGGCGACAGAATAGTGGTGAAGCCCTTAGCCCGGGAGGAGGTGACGAAGGGGGGCATCATTATTCCTGACACGGCGAAGGAGAAGCCCCAAGAGGGGGAGGTGGTGGCGGTGGGGCCGGGGAGGGTTTCTGACAGCGGCAAGCGCATAGCTATGGAGGTAGCGGTCGGCGACAAGGTCGTCTATAACAAATACTCCGGCACCGAGTTCAAGATAGATGATGTGGAATACATGATCCTCAGAGAAAGCGATGTCATAGCCAAGAGGGCCTGA
- the groL gene encoding chaperonin GroEL (60 kDa chaperone family; promotes refolding of misfolded polypeptides especially under stressful conditions; forms two stacked rings of heptamers to form a barrel-shaped 14mer; ends can be capped by GroES; misfolded proteins enter the barrel where they are refolded when GroES binds), translating to MAKQIIFGEEARRALKRGVDALANTVKVTLGPKGRNVVLDKKFGAPAVISDGVTIAKDIELKDPFENMGAQLAKEAASKTNDIAGDGTTTATVLAQAMVNEGFKNVAAGANPMSLKRGTLLAVDAIVEELKRMATPVTSKEQISQVASISANDSEIGGLIAEVMDKVGKDGVITVEESKGIKFETEYVEGMKFDRGYISAYFITNPDRMEAVLDDPYILITDKKISAVADLLPALEKILQVSKNLVFIAEDIDGEALATLVVNKLRGTLNCLAVKAPGFGDRRKAMLEDMAILTGGKVISEEVGRKLDSVTVADLGRARRVVADKDDTTIIEGKGSEQAIQARIKQLKVQTEETTSDFDREKLQERLAKLAGGVAVIKVGAATEVELKEKKNRVEDALSATRAAVEEGILPGGGVAIVQASKVLSKLKLEGDEAIGIQVVKVALEEPMRWIAINGGREGGVVVETVKRSAAGVGYDAVKDDFHNMVERGIIDPVKVTRAALQNAASIAGMILTTECLVADIPEKKEMMPPGGMPGGGMEY from the coding sequence ATGGCGAAGCAGATCATTTTTGGTGAAGAAGCCCGCCGGGCTCTGAAGAGGGGGGTGGATGCCCTGGCCAATACCGTCAAGGTGACCCTGGGGCCCAAGGGCAGAAATGTTGTCTTGGACAAGAAGTTTGGTGCCCCCGCCGTTATCAGCGATGGGGTGACCATTGCCAAGGACATTGAGCTCAAAGACCCCTTTGAGAACATGGGGGCCCAGCTGGCCAAGGAGGCGGCCTCCAAGACCAACGATATTGCCGGGGATGGCACAACTACGGCCACGGTGCTGGCCCAGGCCATGGTGAACGAGGGCTTCAAGAATGTCGCGGCCGGGGCCAACCCCATGTCCCTCAAGCGGGGGACCCTCCTGGCGGTGGACGCCATTGTGGAGGAGCTCAAGAGGATGGCCACCCCTGTTACCAGCAAAGAGCAGATATCCCAGGTGGCCAGCATCTCCGCCAATGACTCCGAGATTGGCGGGTTGATAGCCGAGGTTATGGACAAGGTGGGCAAGGATGGCGTCATCACCGTGGAGGAGTCCAAGGGGATCAAGTTTGAGACCGAGTATGTGGAGGGGATGAAGTTTGACCGGGGCTATATCTCCGCCTACTTCATCACCAACCCCGACCGCATGGAGGCGGTCCTTGATGACCCCTACATCCTCATAACCGACAAGAAGATCTCTGCGGTGGCTGACCTCTTGCCTGCCCTGGAGAAGATACTCCAGGTCTCCAAGAACCTGGTATTCATCGCGGAGGATATAGATGGGGAGGCCCTGGCCACCCTGGTGGTCAACAAGCTCCGCGGCACCCTCAACTGCCTGGCGGTGAAGGCCCCCGGCTTCGGCGACCGGAGGAAAGCTATGCTTGAAGATATGGCTATCCTCACCGGAGGAAAGGTCATCTCCGAAGAGGTGGGCCGGAAGCTGGACTCAGTCACGGTGGCCGACCTGGGCCGGGCGCGGCGGGTGGTCGCCGATAAGGATGATACTACCATCATTGAAGGCAAGGGCTCGGAACAGGCCATCCAGGCCCGCATCAAGCAGCTTAAGGTCCAGACAGAGGAGACCACCTCGGACTTTGACCGGGAGAAGCTCCAGGAACGTCTGGCCAAGCTGGCGGGCGGGGTGGCGGTAATCAAGGTCGGGGCGGCCACGGAGGTAGAGCTCAAGGAGAAGAAGAACCGGGTGGAGGACGCCCTGTCCGCAACCCGGGCCGCGGTAGAGGAGGGAATCCTGCCCGGGGGCGGGGTGGCCATTGTCCAGGCCTCCAAGGTCCTGAGTAAACTCAAGCTGGAGGGGGATGAGGCTATCGGCATCCAGGTGGTGAAGGTGGCCCTCGAAGAGCCCATGCGCTGGATAGCCATCAACGGCGGCCGCGAGGGTGGGGTGGTGGTGGAGACGGTCAAGCGCAGTGCGGCTGGAGTGGGCTATGATGCTGTCAAGGACGATTTTCACAACATGGTGGAGAGGGGGATTATAGACCCGGTGAAGGTGACCCGGGCTGCCCTCCAGAACGCTGCCAGCATCGCCGGCATGATTCTGACCACCGAGTGCCTGGTGGCCGACATCCCGGAGAAGAAAGAGATGATGCCCCCCGGGGGAATGCCGGGTGGCGGCATGGAATACTAG